A window of Ignavibacterium sp. contains these coding sequences:
- a CDS encoding polyprenyl synthetase family protein — MSTVKLSDISLPIKNELDTFQSIFKDSMRSKVGLVDLVARYIIRQKGKKIRPLLVLLSSKIAGGINERSYRGAVLVELLHTATLIHDDVVDNADKRRGLWSINKVFKNKVAVLMGDYLLSRGLMIAVDGKDFDFLGVITNAVKRMSEGELLQIQKTRKLDIDEETYFKVISDKTASLIETCCTIGAMSATQNETYINALKNYGHSLGMSFQIRDDILDYEGSSSITGKPVGGDIKEKKITLPLIYALNKVSKQEASSIRKLLKNKHDSDAVKKVISFVRENNGIEYAYSISRKFALEAKNSLAVFPDSQTKLALESLVDFVTERKN, encoded by the coding sequence TTGAGTACAGTAAAACTTTCTGACATAAGTTTACCCATAAAAAATGAGTTGGATACCTTCCAATCAATTTTCAAAGATTCAATGCGAAGCAAGGTTGGATTGGTTGATTTGGTTGCAAGATATATTATTCGTCAGAAAGGGAAGAAGATTCGTCCACTCTTGGTATTACTTTCATCAAAGATCGCCGGTGGAATTAACGAAAGATCTTATCGCGGTGCAGTTTTAGTTGAACTTCTTCATACTGCAACTCTTATTCACGATGATGTTGTAGATAATGCAGATAAAAGAAGAGGTTTGTGGTCAATCAATAAAGTTTTCAAAAATAAAGTTGCTGTGTTGATGGGAGATTATCTTCTTTCGAGAGGTTTGATGATTGCCGTTGATGGAAAAGATTTTGATTTTCTTGGTGTGATTACAAATGCTGTAAAAAGAATGTCAGAAGGGGAGTTACTTCAGATTCAAAAAACAAGGAAACTTGATATTGACGAAGAGACCTATTTCAAAGTAATTTCGGATAAAACTGCATCATTGATTGAAACCTGTTGCACTATTGGAGCGATGAGCGCCACTCAAAACGAAACTTATATAAATGCATTAAAAAATTATGGGCACTCATTAGGAATGTCTTTTCAGATTCGTGATGATATTCTTGATTATGAAGGAAGTTCATCAATAACAGGCAAACCGGTTGGTGGTGATATTAAAGAAAAGAAAATCACACTTCCACTTATCTATGCATTAAATAAAGTTTCCAAACAGGAAGCAAGCTCGATAAGAAAATTACTGAAGAACAAACATGACTCCGATGCTGTAAAAAAGGTTATTTCATTTGTGAGAGAAAATAATGGAATAGAATACGCTTACAGTATTTCAAGGAAGTTTGCACTTGAAGCAAAAAATTCTCTCGCAGTTTTTCCTGATTCGCAAACTAAACTTGCTCTTGAATCTTTAGTTGATTTTGTAACAGAAAGAAAAAACTAA
- a CDS encoding CapA family protein, with protein MIKTVLLITSLLISYFFSISHFELKINQSLVATDSIVTIRIAVVGDLMCHSPQYNYAKVAKDSFDFNPVYRFVKPYLEHADFTFGNLETVIGKKGSTYSGYPRFKSPKEYVSALSQNGFDFVCFANNHTLDQSEAGVYTTIETLIRNNLGYTGAFQSQCDRDSIRIFKLNEIKIAFLAYSYGTNGSLIPKGKKYLINLIDLELIQKDILKARENGAELVLVNYHFGNEYQRIPSEFQKAVVNKTIEFGADLITASHPHVIQPAEFFKTQKAKLDTGIVAYSLGNFISNQRNRFTDAGVILYLNLEKNLKSNQIKISSIEYLPTWVFKGRTERGNEYLILPINDETFYQELPFLTEIDKAKIKQAKSDTDEIITYYTQNVKLYRH; from the coding sequence ATGATTAAGACAGTACTTCTCATTACCTCGCTTCTGATTTCTTATTTTTTCTCAATAAGTCATTTTGAGTTAAAAATAAATCAAAGTTTAGTTGCAACTGACTCAATTGTAACAATACGAATTGCTGTTGTTGGTGATTTAATGTGTCATTCGCCTCAGTACAATTATGCAAAGGTTGCAAAGGATTCATTTGACTTTAATCCTGTGTACAGATTTGTAAAACCTTATCTTGAACATGCTGATTTTACTTTCGGAAATCTTGAAACAGTAATTGGAAAAAAAGGAAGTACTTATTCAGGTTATCCAAGATTCAAATCGCCAAAGGAATATGTTTCAGCATTATCTCAGAATGGATTTGATTTTGTTTGCTTTGCTAATAATCATACTCTTGACCAGAGTGAAGCCGGAGTTTATACAACAATTGAAACTTTAATCCGAAATAATCTTGGCTATACCGGAGCTTTTCAATCTCAATGTGACAGAGATTCAATCAGGATTTTTAAACTCAATGAAATTAAAATAGCATTTCTTGCATATTCTTACGGAACAAATGGAAGCTTGATTCCCAAAGGCAAAAAATATTTAATCAATCTTATTGATTTAGAGTTAATACAAAAAGATATTCTGAAAGCCAGAGAAAATGGTGCTGAACTTGTTTTAGTAAATTATCACTTTGGAAACGAATATCAGCGTATTCCATCTGAATTTCAGAAAGCGGTTGTTAATAAGACAATTGAATTTGGTGCTGATTTAATCACTGCAAGTCATCCACATGTTATTCAACCAGCAGAATTCTTCAAAACTCAGAAAGCTAAACTTGATACAGGAATTGTTGCTTATTCGTTGGGAAATTTTATATCCAATCAAAGAAACAGATTTACCGATGCAGGGGTAATTCTTTATTTGAATCTTGAAAAAAATCTTAAATCCAACCAAATAAAAATCTCATCAATCGAATATCTACCGACCTGGGTTTTCAAAGGCAGAACTGAAAGAGGAAATGAATACTTAATCCTTCCGATTAATGACGAAACCTTCTATCAGGAGCTTCCATTTTTAACAGAAATTGATAAAGCAAAAATCAAACAGGCAAAATCAGATACTGATGAGATAATAACTTACTATACACAGAATGTAAAGTTATATCGTCACTGA
- a CDS encoding cyclic nucleotide-binding domain-containing protein: MKTDFPVRKYGELLNQEFLIKGFLMTEEKTKIVKSSFWTNFFNSPTERHDLEKSLSSIPLFSSLSRKELKLLLEIIHNRTYVAGEFIFLQGDPGIGLYIVREGEVEIRRKDSSGKEHTLANFVKGDFFGELALVDGEKRSASAIALTDCRISVLFKPDLDEFIEKFPKKGIKILQGISVILAERLRKLNEDYFQLLITKSNGS, translated from the coding sequence ATGAAAACAGATTTCCCTGTCAGAAAATATGGCGAATTGCTGAATCAGGAATTTTTAATTAAAGGATTTCTTATGACAGAAGAAAAAACAAAAATTGTCAAGAGTAGTTTCTGGACAAACTTTTTTAATTCTCCAACCGAACGACACGACCTTGAAAAGTCATTGAGTTCAATTCCGCTGTTTTCTTCTTTGTCCAGAAAAGAATTAAAACTTCTGCTCGAAATTATTCATAACCGAACTTATGTAGCAGGTGAATTTATTTTTCTTCAGGGAGATCCGGGAATTGGTTTGTACATTGTTCGCGAAGGTGAAGTTGAAATCAGGAGAAAAGATAGCTCAGGAAAAGAACACACGCTTGCAAATTTTGTTAAAGGAGATTTTTTCGGAGAACTCGCACTTGTTGATGGAGAAAAAAGATCAGCTTCTGCTATTGCACTTACGGATTGCCGTATTTCTGTTCTCTTCAAACCTGACTTGGATGAGTTTATTGAAAAATTCCCAAAGAAAGGAATTAAAATACTTCAGGGAATTTCAGTCATTCTTGCTGAAAGATTAAGAAAATTAAACGAAGACTATTTTCAACTTCTAATAACTAAATCAAACGGGAGTTAG
- the glyA gene encoding serine hydroxymethyltransferase: protein MESYLKNDPEIYQVLQSEIDRQTSKLELIASENFVSPAVLEATGSVLTNKYAEGYPGKRYYGGCEFVDMAEDLARERLKKLFGAEYVNVQPHSGSQANMAVLMTFLKPGDKFLGLSLAHGGHLTHGSPVNFSGKLYQAIGYELNENTGLLDYDKIADLAKKEKPKLIITGASAYSRDWDYKKFREIADSIGAFLMCDMAHPAGLIAKGFLNNPLEYCDIVTSTTHKTLRGPRGGIILMGKDKENPWGLTTPKGDRVKMMSELIDGMVMPGIQGGPLMHVIMAKAVAFGEALKDSFKVYAGQVIKNAKALAAKLNEYGFDIVSGGTDNHLMLIDLTNKNVTGKQAEIALEKAGITVNKNMVPFDKRSPFVTSGIRIGTPALTTRGMKEKEMEVIADIINRAIMNVENEKILGDLKQEVKQLTSGFPLFAEMN from the coding sequence ATGGAATCATATCTAAAAAATGACCCTGAAATTTATCAGGTTCTTCAATCCGAAATAGACAGACAAACAAGCAAACTTGAACTTATTGCCTCTGAAAATTTTGTAAGTCCTGCAGTACTCGAAGCAACAGGTTCAGTACTTACAAACAAATACGCTGAAGGATATCCCGGTAAAAGATATTACGGTGGATGTGAATTTGTGGATATGGCTGAAGATTTAGCACGCGAACGACTTAAAAAATTATTCGGAGCAGAATATGTTAATGTTCAGCCACATAGTGGTTCTCAAGCAAATATGGCTGTTCTGATGACTTTCCTGAAACCAGGTGACAAGTTTCTTGGATTAAGTTTAGCTCACGGCGGTCATTTAACTCACGGTTCGCCTGTCAATTTTTCTGGTAAACTTTATCAGGCAATTGGTTACGAGTTGAATGAAAACACCGGCTTACTTGACTATGATAAAATTGCTGATCTTGCAAAAAAAGAAAAACCGAAACTCATTATAACTGGCGCAAGCGCTTACTCAAGAGATTGGGATTATAAAAAATTCCGTGAGATTGCAGATTCAATCGGAGCTTTTCTTATGTGCGATATGGCTCATCCTGCAGGATTGATTGCAAAAGGATTTTTGAATAATCCGCTTGAATATTGTGATATCGTTACTTCAACCACACATAAAACTTTAAGAGGACCTCGTGGTGGAATTATTTTGATGGGAAAGGATAAAGAGAATCCTTGGGGTCTTACAACTCCTAAAGGTGACAGAGTTAAAATGATGTCCGAATTAATTGATGGAATGGTTATGCCGGGAATTCAAGGTGGACCTTTAATGCATGTAATTATGGCTAAAGCAGTAGCTTTTGGAGAAGCTCTTAAAGATTCGTTTAAAGTTTATGCTGGTCAGGTAATAAAAAATGCGAAAGCTCTTGCTGCAAAACTCAATGAATATGGTTTTGATATTGTCTCAGGTGGAACCGATAATCATTTAATGTTAATTGATTTGACAAATAAAAATGTTACAGGTAAGCAAGCTGAAATTGCACTTGAGAAAGCAGGAATTACTGTTAATAAAAACATGGTCCCATTCGATAAAAGAAGTCCTTTTGTAACCAGCGGAATTAGAATCGGAACGCCTGCATTAACTACTCGCGGTATGAAAGAAAAAGAGATGGAAGTTATTGCTGATATAATCAACAGAGCGATTATGAATGTTGAAAATGAAAAGATTCTCGGTGATCTCAAACAAGAAGTAAAACAATTAACATCAGGATTTCCATTATTTGCAGAAATGAATTAA
- the tatC gene encoding twin-arginine translocase subunit TatC, translating to MAVEELEQVKEIEGESYEEKEMTFIEHLEELRWRIIYSLIGIVIGTIVAWIFIDFLVEEILLRPAKENRVSLQNLKPFGQIFLYFQIALIAGLILSIPNVFYQFWKFISPALRKHERKYILAIVIFTTVCFLAGIAFAYFVMLPLALSFAAQFGTQTIKNEFAVDEYMSIIISVMLAAGLVFELPMLSFFLSKLGILKPSFMRKYRKHSIVIIMVAAAILTPGTDPVSQVILAVPLVLLYEISILVSKFSQKKS from the coding sequence GTGGCTGTAGAAGAATTAGAGCAAGTTAAGGAGATTGAAGGGGAAAGTTACGAAGAAAAAGAGATGACTTTTATAGAACATCTCGAAGAACTTCGCTGGAGAATAATATATTCACTAATCGGTATTGTAATAGGAACAATTGTCGCCTGGATATTTATTGATTTTCTTGTTGAGGAAATTCTTTTAAGACCTGCAAAAGAAAATAGAGTTTCCCTTCAAAACCTTAAACCTTTTGGACAAATTTTTCTATACTTTCAGATAGCACTTATAGCAGGACTTATTTTAAGCATTCCAAATGTATTCTATCAATTCTGGAAATTTATTTCGCCAGCTTTAAGAAAGCACGAACGAAAATACATTTTAGCTATTGTAATTTTCACAACTGTTTGCTTTCTGGCAGGAATAGCTTTCGCATATTTTGTTATGTTACCGCTTGCGTTATCATTTGCTGCTCAATTCGGAACTCAGACAATTAAAAATGAGTTTGCAGTTGATGAATATATGTCAATCATTATAAGTGTGATGTTAGCTGCAGGATTAGTATTTGAACTTCCGATGCTTTCTTTCTTCTTATCAAAGCTTGGAATCCTTAAACCATCTTTCATGAGAAAATATCGTAAGCATTCAATTGTAATAATTATGGTCGCGGCTGCTATCCTTACACCCGGAACTGATCCGGTTTCGCAAGTAATACTTGCAGTTCCTTTGGTTCTCCTTTATGAGATAAGTATTTTAGTTTCAAAATTTTCACAGAAAAAAAGTTGA
- a CDS encoding 1-(5-phosphoribosyl)-5-[(5-phosphoribosylamino)methylideneamino] imidazole-4-carboxamide isomerase: protein MHPLKKYLLVIPSIDIKDGKTVRVVQGIPELNCKEYGNDPVEMAMIWRAENAKMLHVVDFDGAIDHSHKNFPIIEKICSSVIIPVEFAGGVRTIEDADALFEMGICRIAINTMALENRQLFNKLFEKHGPNKVVISLDIVDEELITRGRQNKTGINYLSFAKEMAEMGIERFVVTDIKRNGVLGGPNIQYSLNVAKLTNAKVTHSGGIRNKDELLDLQNYLDQGIDSVIIGRALYENRFPCQKIWRIAESGIFN, encoded by the coding sequence ATGCATCCCTTAAAAAAATATTTACTTGTTATTCCTTCGATTGATATTAAAGATGGAAAAACTGTGCGAGTTGTTCAGGGAATTCCCGAACTGAATTGTAAGGAATATGGAAATGACCCGGTTGAAATGGCAATGATTTGGCGAGCTGAAAATGCAAAGATGTTGCATGTAGTTGATTTTGACGGAGCGATTGACCATTCACACAAGAATTTTCCGATAATTGAAAAAATTTGTTCGTCAGTTATCATTCCGGTTGAGTTTGCTGGTGGTGTAAGAACAATAGAAGATGCAGATGCACTATTTGAAATGGGAATTTGCAGAATTGCCATAAATACAATGGCTTTGGAAAACAGACAGCTATTCAATAAACTTTTTGAGAAACACGGACCAAACAAAGTTGTAATTTCACTTGACATTGTGGATGAAGAACTTATAACTAGAGGAAGACAAAATAAAACCGGCATAAATTATCTTTCTTTTGCAAAAGAAATGGCTGAGATGGGAATTGAAAGATTTGTTGTTACAGATATTAAGCGTAATGGAGTGCTTGGTGGACCAAATATCCAGTATTCACTTAATGTTGCAAAATTGACTAACGCTAAAGTTACTCACTCTGGTGGTATTCGTAATAAAGATGAATTGCTTGATTTACAAAATTATCTTGATCAGGGAATTGATTCTGTAATTATTGGAAGGGCTTTATATGAAAACAGATTTCCCTGTCAGAAAATATGGCGAATTGCTGAATCAGGAATTTTTAATTAA
- a CDS encoding alpha/beta fold hydrolase: MREEFSFLTQSGNKIRASIYHQDISISKTCLILVHGFKGFKDWGFWPYTAEYFSNKGFNVVSFNFSHNGVGKSLTEFDELEKFADNTISLEVSELNEIIVAVKNSHFGKIKCSSVGLVGHSRGGAVSILAASNNKNVDALAVWASVAKLDRYTERQKKEWREKGFIEVLNSRTNQMMRMNAALLEDIEANKNSSLNIEKAVKSLNKPFLIIHGEQDLTVPVDEGRLLYEYSDKKLTEFEIIPSSGHTFDIVHPLESSNTKFDRVLEKTLSFFKKYLNNN; encoded by the coding sequence ATGAGAGAAGAATTTAGCTTTTTAACGCAATCAGGCAATAAAATCAGGGCATCGATTTATCATCAAGATATTTCAATTTCTAAAACTTGTTTGATTTTAGTTCACGGATTCAAAGGATTTAAAGATTGGGGATTCTGGCCTTACACAGCTGAGTATTTTTCAAATAAAGGTTTTAATGTAGTCAGTTTTAATTTTTCGCATAACGGAGTTGGAAAATCATTAACAGAATTTGATGAGCTTGAAAAATTTGCGGATAATACGATTTCTCTCGAAGTAAGTGAATTAAATGAAATAATTGTTGCTGTAAAAAACAGTCATTTTGGAAAAATAAAATGTTCGTCTGTTGGTTTGGTTGGACACAGCAGAGGTGGTGCGGTTAGTATTCTAGCAGCATCGAATAATAAAAATGTAGATGCATTGGCTGTTTGGGCTTCCGTTGCAAAACTTGATCGTTATACCGAAAGACAGAAAAAAGAATGGCGTGAAAAAGGTTTTATCGAAGTTTTGAATTCCCGCACAAATCAAATGATGAGAATGAATGCAGCATTACTTGAAGATATTGAAGCGAATAAAAATTCATCCTTAAATATTGAAAAAGCTGTAAAAAGTTTGAATAAACCATTTTTAATAATTCACGGTGAACAGGATTTAACAGTTCCTGTTGATGAAGGCAGATTACTTTATGAATATTCTGATAAAAAATTAACTGAGTTCGAAATTATTCCTTCATCAGGTCATACTTTTGATATTGTTCATCCGCTTGAATCATCCAACACTAAATTTGATAGAGTATTGGAAAAAACATTATCATTTTTCAAAAAATATCTGAATAACAATTGA
- a CDS encoding heterodisulfide reductase-related iron-sulfur binding cluster, translating to MELKNYIFILVFLSAFGFFGYSCFRLYRFMLVAKKEDNRFDNLKERIKRVLVIAFAQTKLLRDPVAGLLHLLIFWGFMLFIFAVIESIIQGFYSPFTLSFLGFFYTIISFVQDIFGVFVIIAVLVSFYRRFIQKVPRLNVDKEGKLDAAFILVMIMFVCVSMFGYNSAAFSLNNFNFHPNEYRPISASLSFLIFDSTSTSNTFIYEFFWWMHILIIFGFLNYLPYSKHLHVLTSIPNVFFANLEPKRNTIKPLNLEDENADTFGASDIEELSWKQILDGYSCTECGRCTDACPAHTVGKSLSPREIIVNIRQRTKDKAPLLVDGKTDEDVTNKKLVHDYVKDIELWECTTCMACVQECPVMIEHLDSIIDMRRYLVLTESEFPSNLNNVFKSLETNYTPWAFNSADRAAWAEGMNIKTLAEDSDGEILFWVGCAGSFDDRYKKVTKAFATIMQKAGVDFRILGTEEKCNGDTARRLGNEYLAQMMMQENIATLNSYNVKKIVTACPHCFHSLKNEYPQFGGNFEVKHHSEFISELINEGKLQLKDSNVKKEITYHDSCYLGRYNDVYEAPRNVINSASIEIKEMNRNKSRGFCCGAGGGRMFLEDEEGGRINEERTKEALSTGVDTIASACPFCMTMLNDGVKHFEKQDTVQVKDIAEIILENIN from the coding sequence ATGGAATTAAAAAATTACATTTTCATTCTGGTTTTTCTTTCCGCATTTGGATTTTTTGGTTATAGCTGTTTTCGTCTCTACAGGTTTATGCTTGTTGCAAAAAAGGAGGATAACAGGTTTGATAATCTCAAAGAAAGAATTAAAAGAGTTCTTGTTATTGCTTTTGCCCAAACAAAATTACTAAGAGATCCTGTAGCTGGTTTGTTGCATCTTCTTATTTTCTGGGGATTTATGCTTTTTATTTTTGCTGTAATCGAATCAATCATTCAAGGATTTTACTCTCCATTCACTTTATCATTTCTTGGGTTCTTTTATACTATTATTTCTTTTGTTCAGGACATCTTTGGTGTTTTTGTAATTATAGCCGTTTTAGTTTCCTTTTACAGAAGGTTTATTCAGAAAGTACCAAGATTGAATGTTGATAAAGAAGGCAAACTTGATGCAGCTTTTATTCTGGTTATGATAATGTTTGTTTGTGTTTCGATGTTCGGATACAATTCTGCTGCTTTCTCATTAAATAATTTTAACTTCCATCCGAATGAATACAGGCCAATTTCTGCATCTTTAAGCTTTTTAATTTTTGATTCCACTTCAACATCAAATACTTTTATCTATGAATTTTTCTGGTGGATGCACATTCTCATAATTTTTGGATTCCTGAACTATTTACCATATTCAAAACATCTTCATGTTTTAACTTCAATCCCAAATGTATTCTTTGCTAATCTTGAGCCCAAAAGAAATACAATTAAACCGTTAAATCTTGAAGATGAAAATGCCGATACTTTTGGTGCATCAGATATTGAAGAACTATCCTGGAAACAAATTCTTGATGGATATTCTTGTACTGAATGTGGCAGATGCACAGATGCTTGTCCTGCTCATACAGTTGGCAAATCATTATCACCAAGAGAAATAATTGTCAATATTCGACAGCGCACTAAAGATAAAGCTCCGCTACTTGTTGACGGAAAAACTGATGAAGATGTTACGAACAAAAAACTTGTTCACGATTATGTTAAAGATATTGAGCTTTGGGAATGTACAACTTGTATGGCGTGTGTTCAGGAATGTCCGGTAATGATTGAACATCTTGATTCAATAATTGATATGAGAAGATATCTTGTTTTAACCGAATCCGAATTTCCTTCTAATTTGAATAATGTCTTCAAAAGTCTTGAAACGAATTATACTCCGTGGGCATTCAATTCTGCTGACAGAGCTGCCTGGGCTGAAGGTATGAACATAAAAACATTAGCTGAAGATTCTGATGGAGAAATTCTTTTCTGGGTTGGATGTGCAGGTTCATTTGATGACAGATATAAAAAAGTTACAAAAGCTTTTGCAACAATTATGCAGAAAGCTGGTGTGGATTTCAGAATACTTGGTACAGAAGAAAAATGTAATGGAGATACTGCAAGAAGATTAGGCAATGAATATCTCGCTCAGATGATGATGCAGGAAAACATTGCAACATTAAATTCATATAATGTGAAGAAAATAGTAACCGCTTGTCCGCATTGTTTTCATTCATTGAAAAATGAGTATCCTCAATTCGGTGGAAATTTTGAAGTTAAACATCATTCAGAATTCATAAGCGAGCTGATAAACGAAGGTAAACTTCAATTAAAAGATTCAAATGTTAAAAAAGAGATTACTTATCACGATTCCTGTTACCTTGGCAGATACAATGATGTGTATGAAGCTCCAAGAAATGTTATAAACTCAGCATCAATAGAAATAAAAGAGATGAACAGAAACAAAAGTCGTGGTTTTTGTTGCGGAGCTGGCGGTGGCAGAATGTTTTTAGAAGATGAAGAAGGCGGAAGAATAAATGAAGAAAGAACGAAAGAAGCACTTTCAACCGGAGTTGATACAATTGCTTCAGCTTGTCCGTTTTGTATGACAATGTTGAATGATGGAGTAAAACATTTTGAAAAACAGGATACAGTTCAGGTAAAAGATATTGCTGAAATTATTCTTGAAAACATTAATTAA
- a CDS encoding histone H1, with translation MDQYQKLVDFVKSLEPDFHKFYEKGQSAAGTRVRKGLSELRKLCQEIRNNVQEVKAQRKAQKNP, from the coding sequence ATGGACCAATACCAAAAACTTGTTGATTTCGTAAAATCTCTTGAGCCGGATTTTCATAAATTCTATGAAAAAGGTCAATCTGCTGCTGGAACAAGAGTAAGAAAAGGACTAAGCGAATTAAGAAAGCTTTGTCAGGAAATCAGAAATAATGTTCAGGAAGTTAAAGCTCAGAGAAAAGCTCAGAAAAATCCGTAA
- a CDS encoding universal stress protein: MSITIKKILVPIDFSDYSKSALKYAVNFAKVFNAEMYLIYVVEPVIYPPDFSMGQIAIPSVTIEMDERAKEELTKLAQQEIPADIQKHIIIKTGKPFVEIIETAAQEDIDLIIIATHGHSGVEHILFGSTAEKVVRKAPCPVLTLREPIKGFQFKDEIKREKKS; encoded by the coding sequence ATGTCAATTACAATAAAAAAAATTCTCGTTCCAATTGATTTTTCTGATTATTCAAAAAGCGCATTAAAATATGCAGTAAACTTTGCCAAAGTTTTTAATGCAGAAATGTATCTTATTTATGTAGTTGAGCCGGTTATTTATCCACCGGATTTCAGTATGGGTCAGATTGCAATTCCATCAGTTACAATCGAAATGGACGAAAGAGCAAAGGAAGAGTTGACGAAACTTGCTCAACAGGAAATTCCGGCTGATATTCAAAAACATATAATTATCAAAACCGGGAAACCTTTTGTAGAAATAATTGAAACTGCTGCTCAGGAAGATATTGATTTAATCATTATTGCAACTCACGGTCATAGTGGAGTTGAACATATATTATTTGGTAGTACCGCAGAAAAGGTAGTAAGAAAAGCTCCTTGTCCGGTTCTGACATTACGAGAGCCGATAAAAGGTTTTCAGTTTAAGGATGAAATTAAGAGGGAGAAAAAATCTTAG
- a CDS encoding acyl-CoA dehydrogenase family protein yields MDFQFTDEQKMLRGLVKEFADSEIRPLAKKIDEDEEIPKELIKKIAEVGFLGTAFPEKYGGSGFGEIGYCILQEEITRACSSTATFIGAHQSIGTNAIFIGGSEELKKKYLPSLTSGEKIAAFALTEAEAGSDTFNLQTKAELKGDKWIINGSKVWITNAGIADVFSVFARTEKGITGFVVEKDFPGVFVGPKEKKLGIRGSVTNSITFENVEVPKENIIGQDGRGFLIAMKTLDAGRLGLGACCLGASKELLEISTGYSKQRKQFGEPISRFQAVQFMLAEMAAKIYPMESIVYRTAKLYDEHKDVSQEAAIVKLFCSEAMVEIADKALQIHGGMGFSRELPLERYYRDARILKIFEGTNEIQKMIIGRHVIKSNGKWMN; encoded by the coding sequence ATGGATTTTCAATTTACAGACGAACAAAAAATGCTTCGCGGACTGGTTAAAGAGTTTGCGGATTCAGAAATTCGACCTTTAGCAAAAAAAATTGATGAAGATGAAGAAATTCCGAAAGAGCTTATTAAAAAAATTGCCGAAGTTGGTTTTTTAGGAACAGCTTTTCCGGAAAAATATGGTGGTTCAGGATTCGGTGAAATTGGTTATTGCATTCTGCAGGAAGAAATCACCAGAGCTTGTAGCTCAACAGCAACTTTCATTGGCGCACATCAGTCAATCGGAACAAATGCAATTTTTATTGGCGGCTCAGAAGAATTGAAAAAGAAATACCTTCCTTCACTAACTTCGGGAGAAAAAATTGCAGCATTCGCACTAACAGAAGCTGAAGCCGGTTCTGATACTTTCAATCTTCAAACAAAAGCAGAATTAAAAGGAGATAAATGGATTATTAACGGTTCAAAAGTGTGGATTACTAATGCAGGAATTGCTGATGTATTTTCTGTATTTGCAAGAACTGAAAAAGGAATAACCGGATTTGTCGTCGAGAAAGATTTTCCGGGAGTTTTTGTTGGTCCCAAAGAAAAGAAACTAGGAATAAGAGGCAGTGTAACCAATTCAATAACTTTTGAGAATGTTGAAGTACCAAAAGAAAATATAATTGGTCAGGATGGAAGAGGATTTTTAATAGCAATGAAAACTCTTGATGCAGGAAGACTTGGCTTGGGAGCTTGTTGTCTTGGAGCTTCAAAAGAGTTACTTGAAATTTCAACCGGATACTCAAAACAAAGAAAACAATTTGGTGAACCAATCAGCAGATTCCAGGCAGTTCAGTTTATGTTAGCAGAAATGGCTGCTAAAATTTATCCGATGGAAAGTATAGTTTATCGAACTGCTAAGTTGTATGACGAGCACAAAGATGTTTCGCAGGAAGCTGCAATTGTAAAATTGTTTTGTTCAGAAGCAATGGTTGAAATTGCAGATAAAGCTTTACAAATTCACGGTGGAATGGGATTCAGTCGTGAATTGCCTTTAGAGCGATATTATCGTGATGCAAGAATCCTTAAAATTTTTGAAGGAACTAACGAGATTCAGAAAATGATTATTGGAAGGCACGTAATTAAATCAAATGGTAAATGGATGAATTGA